Proteins co-encoded in one Cygnus olor isolate bCygOlo1 chromosome 6, bCygOlo1.pri.v2, whole genome shotgun sequence genomic window:
- the LOC121072672 gene encoding 5-hydroxytryptamine receptor 5A-like codes for MAEPLSPCAPRGQCQANMGANASSSNMDANTSSAASALVGGSSWRGREPFSIFTVLILTLLVLLTVATFLWNLLVLATILRVKAFHRVPHNLVASTAVSDVLVAALVMPLSLVKELSAGRRWWLGRELCLVWVCFDVLCCTASIWNVTAIALDRYWSITRHLEYTLLTRRRISNVMIALTWALSAAISLAPLFGWGESYSPEQERCQVSQEPSYTIVSTGGAFYLPLCVVLFVYWKIYKAAKFRIGGRRRNAVVPLPEAAQVKEASQEPQMVFTARHAAITFQTDGETWREQKEKKAALMVGILIGVFVLCWIPFFITELISPLCSCNIPPVWKSIFLWLGYSNSFFNPLIYTAFNKNYNNAFKNLFVKQR; via the exons ATGGCGGAGCCCCTGAGCCCCTGCGCCCCTCGGGGCCAGTGTCAAGCCAACATGGGCGCCAATGCCTCGTCGTCCAACATGGACGCCAACACCTCCTCAGCTGCCTCCGCGCTGGTGGGTGGCAGCTCGTGGAGGGGCAGGGAGCCCTTCTCCATCTTCACTGTCCTCATCCTGACCTTGCTGGTGCTCCTGACCGTCGCCACCTTCCTCTGGAACCTGCTGGTGCTGGCGACCATCCTGCGGGTGAAGGCTTTCCATAGGGTGCCCCACAACCTTGTGGCCTCCACGGCGGTGTCGGACGTGCTGGTGGCGGCCCTGGTGATGCCGCTGAGCTTGGTGAAGGAGCTGTCAGCCGGGCGGCGGTGGTGGCTGGGCCGGGAGCTGTGCCTCGTGTGGGTCTGCTTCGACGTGCTGTGCTGCACGGCCAGCATCTGGAACGTGACTGCCATCGCCCTGGACCGCTACTGGTCCATCACCCGCCACCTGGAGTACACGCTGCTCACTCGCCGCCGCATCTCCAATGTCATGATTGCTCTCACCTGGGCGCTCTCAGCTGCCATCTCCCTCGCCCCCCTCTTTGGCTGGGGGGAGAGCTACAGCCCCGAGCAGGAGCGCTGCCAGGTCAGCCAGGAGCCCTCCTACACCATCGTCTCCACCGGTGGGGCTTTCTACCTGCCCCTCTGCGTGGTCCTCTTCGTCTACTGGAAGATCTACAAGGCGGCCAAGTTCCGCATCGGAGGCCGCAGGAGGAATGCCGTGGTGCCCCTGCCCGAGGCTGCCCAG gTGAAGGAAGCTTCGCAAGAACCACAGATGGTGTTTACAGCTCGTCATGCAGCTATCACTTTCCAGACAGATGGAGAAACATGGagggaacagaaagagaaaaaggcagctCTGATGGTTGGCATCTTAATTGGCGTTTTTGTGCTGTGCTGGATCCCTTTCTTCATCACAGAATTAATAAGTCCCCTCTGTTCCTGCAACATCCCACCCGTCTggaaaagcatctttctttGGCTTGGCTACTCCAATTCTTTCTTTAATCCTCTCATTTATACAGCATTTAACAAAAATTACAACAATGCCTTCAAGAACCTTTTTGTAAAGCAGAGATAA